A single window of Meiothermus sp. DNA harbors:
- a CDS encoding MFS transporter, translating into MTHPSPRASYYGWRIAWALALTQTIGFGVLHYAFGVFVKPMEAELGWNRAETSAAFSLALLVSGLAAIPVGRWFDRHGARALMTAGSIGGALLVWGWAQVQNLTTFYLLWAGLGLAMAMVLYEVAFAVLAVWFRRYRPRAMLVVTLVAGLASTIFVPLSTWLVQLAGWRSALEILALIFALGTIPLHALVLRRRPEDIGQVPDGEALAASSASPANEPSIGAKEALRQPTFWWLSLGFALSRATSIALTAHMVPLLTEKGYTPALVALAAGGVGVVQLAGRIVYTPLSERISLFILSSAFLGGYALSLLGLLFLPEGVGLWAFVLFFGLANGSISLAKPALVAETYGAKHYGTISGSMASIVAVAQTLAPFGAGALHGLSGNYNLALWLFATLATISALAIWQARPQTVSPR; encoded by the coding sequence ATGACCCACCCCTCCCCTAGGGCCTCCTACTATGGCTGGCGCATCGCCTGGGCGCTGGCCCTCACCCAGACCATCGGGTTTGGCGTGTTGCACTATGCTTTCGGCGTCTTTGTGAAGCCGATGGAGGCCGAGCTGGGCTGGAACCGGGCCGAGACCTCGGCGGCTTTCTCGCTGGCCTTACTGGTCTCGGGTTTGGCGGCCATTCCGGTGGGGCGCTGGTTCGACCGACACGGGGCTCGAGCCCTTATGACCGCCGGTTCCATCGGGGGGGCCTTGCTGGTCTGGGGCTGGGCCCAGGTACAAAACCTGACCACCTTTTATCTGCTCTGGGCAGGTCTGGGACTGGCCATGGCCATGGTGCTCTACGAGGTGGCCTTCGCTGTGCTGGCGGTCTGGTTTCGTCGCTACCGCCCCCGGGCCATGCTGGTCGTAACCCTGGTGGCCGGCCTGGCCAGCACTATTTTTGTACCGCTTAGCACCTGGCTGGTGCAGCTTGCGGGCTGGCGCAGTGCGCTGGAAATTCTGGCTCTCATCTTTGCCCTAGGCACCATTCCCCTGCACGCTTTGGTCCTACGGCGGCGGCCAGAGGATATAGGGCAAGTACCGGATGGCGAGGCATTGGCGGCAAGTTCCGCCAGCCCGGCTAATGAACCCAGCATCGGCGCAAAAGAGGCCCTGCGCCAGCCCACCTTCTGGTGGCTTTCGCTGGGGTTTGCCCTGTCCAGGGCCACCAGCATTGCCCTTACGGCCCACATGGTGCCTCTGCTAACCGAGAAAGGCTACACCCCCGCCCTGGTGGCTCTGGCGGCCGGAGGGGTGGGCGTGGTGCAGCTCGCAGGCCGCATCGTCTATACGCCTCTCAGTGAGCGCATCTCGCTCTTTATCCTCAGCAGTGCTTTTCTGGGGGGCTATGCCTTGAGTCTACTTGGCCTGCTGTTTTTACCGGAGGGTGTGGGCCTTTGGGCCTTCGTGCTCTTTTTCGGCCTGGCCAACGGCTCCATCTCCCTAGCCAAACCCGCCCTGGTTGCCGAGACCTATGGGGCGAAGCACTATGGCACCATCAGCGGCAGCATGGCCTCCATTGTGGCCGTGGCCCAGACCCTCGCTCCCTTTGGAGCTGGCGCCCTGCACGGGCTTTCCGGCAACTATAATCTGGCGCTCTGGCTTTTTGCTACCCTAGCGACGATTTCGGCGCTGGCTATATGGCAGGCCCGGCCCCAAACGGTTTCCCCACGGTAA